The Salicibibacter halophilus DNA window AACATGTCCGCACTCCGTTGGTACAGCTGACAGGAGAGCTTTCCGTCTGCCACATAAAATTGAAATAGAGTATGGCAAGGGGGGAGAGCCATCGCAGGAACGTCTTCGGGGTTCCAGGCAGAAACAATCAGGCGCCGTGAGTCAGGGTTTTTCTTAATCATCTCGATCACATCCGCGAGCTGGTCAATCGTCTCTCCTCTCGACGTTTTCCAGGCGCGCCATTGGCGGCCGTAAATATTGCCCAAATCGCCATGTTTCGCGGCAAAATCATCTTCATTGAGCATGCGTTTTTTAAACGCAGCCATTTCCTGCTCATAGCGCTTGCGAAATTCTTCATCCTGCAAGGAACGGCGACCGAAATCCTCCATATCCGGTCCTTGGTAATCATCGCTATTCACATAGCGCTGAAACGCCCACTCATTCCAAATGTTATTATTATGCTTCAATAAGTATTGAATATTGGTGTCCCCTTTTATAAACCATAACAATTCACTCTTGATTAACGAAAAAGGGACGCGTTTTGTCGTTATCAAAGGAAAACCGTCGCTTAAATCAAACCGCATTTGCCTGCCGAAGGTGGAGCGCGTTCCTATGCCTGTCCGATCCATTTTTTGATCCCCGTTCTCAAGAATATCCGTAAGAAGATCGAGGTATTGCTGTTCACTGCGGCTCATTCTCTTTTCCTCCTTGGATGAATGCTTCCGTGCAAGGCACAGAAGCATTCTGTCATTCCTGCATTCTCAACAACGCTTCACGGCCGCTCATCCCCGCGTGAATTCCACGGGCTTCGGCTGCAAGCGTCACCGACTCCAAAGGAGCCTCCAGCAGTTGGTCCACCGTTCGCACACCAACCGCGCGGCCGGCGACAATTTCGCGATCCGCCAACTTTTCATTCAACAGCTGCACATCTAACGCGCCACACATAATATAACCGACATCATTGGTCACTGCCATAAAATTCGTTTTCGGGAGTTTCATCGTAACCGCCTGAAAGCCGACACCATCTATATTTACCGGTTCCATATGCAACATCGATCAACAAGCCCCCTTTCCGGATACTCACACCAGTGTATGAGCGGGTGCCCTATAATGTAAGGGCGATTTAATCAAACGTTTCATTAAACCGGATCTTCATTTTTTAATCCCCACGTAATGAGGTCGCGAATAAACTCGGGCGTGAAGTAGCGTTTATCTTTGCCGGCGGCAATAGAAGGATATAAAGTGCCAAACGTTAACATATCAGCCGTAGCTACTTCATAATCTGCGCTTTCATCAATTTTTCTCCCTTGAAAATAAACTCCGTTCACTTGATAGAAGCCTGTCGGTGATTTTTCAACATCAACTTCCAATCCTGCAAACGCTAAGCGGCCAAGTTTATGCCCGCGAAACCCGTAACCTTTTAATGGGAGATGAATCATTTTCTCCGTAAACGATTGATGGATGGCTTCCGTAAGTTGATGCCCTTTCACATTGACGACACAAGGGTTAATCGGATGAGGGCAAAGCCGGTGCAGATCATGCCTTGTAATGTTTCCTTCGCGCAATGATGCCAATAGCAACCCCGAATGGATCATCGCAATATCCGTACGGCACCAATTTTTTAATTGTTCAGCGAGAAACGTGGCGAACGAGGAAGGTTCGGTCCATGATATCGCAAGCGGTTCTTTTCGTGTCGCTACCACTTCATTTAGTTCCCATTCCGCTTCCGATTGCAATTCCTGCAATTTTTTTGTGATATGGCTTGCCCTTGGGAGGTCCCCTTCCATCGAAACAAGCTGTCCGGATGCCTCGGTCATTTCTTTTATTCCGGTGTCGTAAGTGAGTTCCACCTTGCCTACATGTGTGCCTAACTTACCGGTTTGTGTAATCAGCGTACCGTTAACGATGGGAGCCGGGTCTAAACGATGATGGGTGTGCGATCCCAGAATCACATCGATTTCATAGGAAGCAGCGATTTGTTCATCACGAAATAAACCCAGATGGGAGAGGAGCACGACAATATCGGCCTTTTCCCGTATTTTAGGCAATTCTTCGTCCAAAATAAGGAAAGGGTCTTGAATATCCCAACCCAATGCATCATAAAAAGGGTAAAAAGAAGCTGTAAGCCCCATCATTCCGATGACAAGCCCTTGAGTCTCCGCAGTCATCGCCGGTTTGGCCCATGACGGCAGCTCCCCCTGTTCGTCATACAGGTTGCTTAAAAAGACATCAAAGCTAGCAGGGGAATACAGACGTTCCAGTGTATTTTTTGCAAATGTGACCCCTTCGTTATTGCCTATCGTTGCATATTGAATCGGAGAAGCATTAATCAAGTCAATATTTCCTCTTCCCAACGTCGCCTCTGTTATTGGATGAACACGGTCGGCATGATCCCCGATATCAAAAAACAAAGCATTTTCTCCGCGTGATTGGTGATGCTGTTTTTGTTTTTCCAAATAATGAACGATTTTGGGCCATTGGTTCAGCTGGCTATGCAAATCGTTCGTATGATACATATACAGTTGTTTTTGTTCGGCCATGAATTGACATCACCGTCCTTGCACGCAAACGATTGTTAACCTTCCCAATCAAACAGATTCAGCTGGCGCGGCGCTAACCCATGATAGCTGATATCCTCAAGCCTCATGAATGTTTGTGCATTGCTCGCCGCGTGCCTGCCGGGCTTTTGCATATTGCACCCATTCCATTAATTCATTTTCCCCATAGTCATATAAATAACGCACCGCTCTCCAATCCTCACCGGCCTGGGGCTCATCACAAACAGTATGTATGCAGTTCTGTTTTTCCAAAAATTGAATGGTTTACTTGCGGTTGCGCGGAGAAAACCAACGTTGGTGCCTAAACTCTATCGCCACCGGCACATCGTGCAACATTTTTTAAGGCGGAAATTGGCAAAGAACCATCCCCGGTTAGTCCAACATAAATCACGCTCGATTCCACTGCCTAAACTATAAAGCAATTTTATCACGGAAAGGCGGAAATGGCTAAAAAAATAAAATAAAAGGTGACTTCCATCAGAAGGCACGAGCGTTGAAAATAGCGTTTCATTAAACAAATAAAAGGGAAGCTGTACAGAGAGCATTTTTATGAATCTTATTAAACTTAACGCATGCAACCTTACTTAGTGGAAGGTTGCAGCCTTTTTGGAGTCTCCAAGAACAGCTTGTACGATAGAAAGGTGATCTTAATATGGAAACGGCAATACCAAGCCCTATTTCACAAAAAATTGATGAATTATGGTCGGAAGAAATGGACTTTTTACAGGAAATTAGTCGATTTCCGAGCGTCAGCGGAAAAGAAAAAGCATTGCAGGCTTACTTGGCTGATTACTTGATTTCAGAACTTGATCTGGAAGTCGACCGTTTTACACCTGATATCAAAGAAATTGCCGATCACCCAGGTTTTTCACCCCCTGAATGGGGATATGAAGAAAGTGATGTGGTCATCGCAAAACAACCCGGACCGAAAGATCCCATCGGAAAAAGTCTTATTTTTCAAGGGCACACGGATGTCGTTAGTCCAGAACCGCTCTCTTTATGGTCCAGTGATCCCTGGGTTCCTGTTTTCCGGGACGGCAAGATGTACGGCCGAGGCGTTGCTGATATGAAAGCCGGTGTCACCGCTATGATATTTGCCTACAAAGCCATTTTAAATGCAGGCTATAAGCCTGGAGCTGACTTTATGCTGCAAAGTGTTGTCGATGAAGAAAGAACGGGAAACGGCGCCTTGGCCTCTCTAGAAAAAGGGTACACTGCCGACGGCGCACTCATCCCGGAACCATTCGGCTTAAAAGCTGCAAAGGCCCAAATCGGAAGCCTCTGGTTTCGAATCAGCATGAACACAGCGGTGAAGGACAAAAACATTAATCAGGTTGTCAACGTCGTAGAAAGAAGCCAAGTCATCATTTCTGCTTTACAGGAATACGAGAAGCTGATGAATGAACGTCCGAAGCCGGACGCCTTTAAAGATATGCCCCATCCGGTGGACATTAACATTGGATCTTTCCATGCCGGAGATTTCCCTTCCAATGTCCCTGTGAAAGCAGTGATGGAAGGAAGAGTCGGGTTATACCCCGGTCAATCGATCAACACAGTGAAAAAAGAGTTGGAAGACTGTGTGTTGAAAGCAGCAGACGAGGACCCATGGCTCTCCAAACAACCGCCGGAAATCACTTTCTTCGGTTTCCATGCCGAAGGTGCTGAAATGGATGACCGGTCCCCATTTTTTCAAACACTGGACGATGCCCACGAGACCGTATTACAGCGACCGGCTGAACGTTCCGTTTTATCATCCACGACTGATGCGCGATTTTTTAATTTATACTATGACATCCCCGCGACTTGTTACGGCCCGGACGGCGGAAACTTTCATGAAATTGACGAATGGGTTGATTTGAACAGTGTGAAGCAAGTGACGAAAATATATGCCGAATTTTTAGCCCGATGGTGCGGGTTAGTACCGAAGGAGGCTTAAGCAACAGCCCTGGTTAGCATGTAAATAGAGGAAAGACCTCTCGTTACAAATAAGAGAGGTCTTTTTCAGCTATTGCTTCATACTTTTTTCGGGTAAAAGGACTTTTGATTGCTGCAATGCCCATTCAAAACTTCCGCACTTTTCTTTTATATGACCAATATCAGGAAATAGCGAAGCAATGATGTCACACTCCTGGACCATACCCCGAAAATGATCGTAAGTGTCTATATCAATGGTCGCTTTGCCGAGTTCCTCACAAACCAGTTGTATGGCATAAATGCAATCTAATCTTGAAAAATCACCCATGGCTTATATCCCCTTACAAATGGTTCCTTCATCCAGTTCCCTTGCCGTTTTTGTATACAAAATTTTAACATATACGTAAATCTTTTCCCGTTTATTCGGGTAATAAAACATAAAAAAACAGTAAAAGACCTCTCGGCCATAAGCGAGAGTTCTTTGCATCTGTTCCTTAACCGATCGAACCTTCCATTTCGAATCTGATTAATTTTGACTTTCAAAAAAGTCAACCTCTGAAACAAAAAGGCCTGAGTTTTTAATCAGACCTTTTAGCTTATTATCTAAAAATATCTAACTCAGCTAATGTATTTTTTAAGTTTAAAGAATCCCAAGGCAAAAACTCTGCCACTGTCAGGCCAACAACATCATTTTCTTTAAAAATCCCTGTTAATAGTCATCATGCACAAATAACCACCTAATAAATTAGATTAGGTGGTTTTTTCAATCGTTTTATTCATTTCGAGGTAAAATTTTTACGGTTGCACTAACGGGCCCTTTTTCTAAGATTGGTGGAAGGTAGTAGCTGTCACTATATTTTTCCTTATAAGCGTCGTCTATCTTTTCTGTTAATGCAGGATTATTATCTGTAGGTTGAAAAATAACATTATATTCTTCACCGGCTAATTTTATCTTTCCGGCCTTTTGCTCAACAGCTGATTGATACCATCTTGAATTTTGGCCGTTACCAGCTCTTACATATAGGCCATTATCTACAACAACGGACCAAATCCAAGTCGGTGTTCCAGGCGTTTTTCCATCACTATAAAATGGTGAGATATACAAATCATCTGCTTCGGAAAAAGTGGCAAGTTGCTCTTGCGTCCAGTTGGCTGGCATACCTTTCGCCTCCTTTTTTAAAGTGTTTGCTCAGTAGGGCGGATAATGACCTCGTTTAATGCAACATGTTGTTCTTCGTTAATGGCAAAAGCAATTAAACGAGCAACAGATTCAGGTTCGATTGCATCTTCGCTTAATGCATCAAATTTGGCTCTGATTTCAGGATCTGCAATAGGATGAGTAAATTCGGTATCTATGGATCCGGGCGAGATGCTTGTGACACGAACATTTTTACCGTTTTCGGCCTCTTCCTGACGCAAGCCTTCCGTGATAGCTTTCACGGCGTATTTCGTTGCGCTGTATACGGCGCCTCCCGGTATAACGCTATGTGCGCCAATGGATGAAATGTTAATGATGTGTCCTGATTCTTGTTTATGCATGATGGGAAGAACGGCCCCTATCCCATAAAGCACTCCTTTAATATTTGTATCTATCCCGCGTTCCCATTCCTCGTAATTGGTATCACTTAGATAGGACTGTGGCATGACACCGGCACAGTTTATGATCACGTCAATACGACCAAAGCTATCCAGACCTGAAGCTACAAGTGCTTCGACTTGATCTCGCTTTTTAACATCTGTCACCTGCGAAGTAACTTCCCCGTCTTCGCGTTTAATCTCATCAACGACTGTTTGCAAACGATCTTCGCGTACATCCCCTAAAACGACTTTTGCTCCATTCTCTGCAAGGTATAATGCATTTGCTTTTCCAATACCACTTGAAGCACCTGTAATGATAACGACTTTGTTTTTTAAATTTTTCATTGAAAAACTACTCCTCCTTGAATCGTTTTTCTTGGTTTATTCGATATCAATGGTTACTTCGATATCTCCCGGATAATCCTCAAGTATCTCTACACCTTTTAAAATCTCTCCCATTTTCACAAGTCCATTTAATGGTTCTTGATCGCCTTTGTAATAAATGACAAAGGTTTCCATAGGTGTATAAAAGGAGATATCTCCTTTGCTGTAATGCGGGGTATTCGTATTTTCAACCGTTAGACCGCTTATTTCTGCATATTTTTCCCGATTAAACAAGTCATGCATATTAATCGTCATGGACAGCTGTTCAATGAAGTCCCTAGTCGTTGCGTTGTCTTCGATTGTTGCCTTTAATTGTTCATCCGCAAATGAAATGAGCAAGTGTCGATATTCCATGTATTTGAAACCCTCCCTCATTGGATGATTGAATTGCGTTCTCTTGTTCCTCTACGGGATTATATTTCCCGCTGCTTTGTAGACTTCGTACCATTCCGGCCTTTTGAGTGGGATTTCGGAGCCGTTGCTTGCTCTTTGCAAACGAATTTCCTAGACAGGTTGTGTAGTCGGGCGGACAATCATATCACTAACCGCCATGCGATCAGGTGTATCAATAGCAAATACGA harbors:
- a CDS encoding thymidylate synthase — translated: MSRSEQQYLDLLTDILENGDQKMDRTGIGTRSTFGRQMRFDLSDGFPLITTKRVPFSLIKSELLWFIKGDTNIQYLLKHNNNIWNEWAFQRYVNSDDYQGPDMEDFGRRSLQDEEFRKRYEQEMAAFKKRMLNEDDFAAKHGDLGNIYGRQWRAWKTSRGETIDQLADVIEMIKKNPDSRRLIVSAWNPEDVPAMALPPCHTLFQFYVADGKLSCQLYQRSADMFIGVPFNIASYALLTQLIARECGLAVGTFVHALGDAHLYQNHFQQAKTQLSREPHTLPTVSVSPQSRSIFELEADDITLKDYEPHPAIRAPIAV
- a CDS encoding YunC family protein; translation: MLHMEPVNIDGVGFQAVTMKLPKTNFMAVTNDVGYIMCGALDVQLLNEKLADREIVAGRAVGVRTVDQLLEAPLESVTLAAEARGIHAGMSGREALLRMQE
- a CDS encoding bifunctional metallophosphatase/5'-nucleotidase; the protein is MAEQKQLYMYHTNDLHSQLNQWPKIVHYLEKQKQHHQSRGENALFFDIGDHADRVHPITEATLGRGNIDLINASPIQYATIGNNEGVTFAKNTLERLYSPASFDVFLSNLYDEQGELPSWAKPAMTAETQGLVIGMMGLTASFYPFYDALGWDIQDPFLILDEELPKIREKADIVVLLSHLGLFRDEQIAASYEIDVILGSHTHHRLDPAPIVNGTLITQTGKLGTHVGKVELTYDTGIKEMTEASGQLVSMEGDLPRASHITKKLQELQSEAEWELNEVVATRKEPLAISWTEPSSFATFLAEQLKNWCRTDIAMIHSGLLLASLREGNITRHDLHRLCPHPINPCVVNVKGHQLTEAIHQSFTEKMIHLPLKGYGFRGHKLGRLAFAGLEVDVEKSPTGFYQVNGVYFQGRKIDESADYEVATADMLTFGTLYPSIAAGKDKRYFTPEFIRDLITWGLKNEDPV
- a CDS encoding DUF72 domain-containing protein, translated to MEKQNCIHTVCDEPQAGEDWRAVRYLYDYGENELMEWVQYAKARQARGEQCTNIHEA
- a CDS encoding ArgE/DapE family deacylase, which codes for METAIPSPISQKIDELWSEEMDFLQEISRFPSVSGKEKALQAYLADYLISELDLEVDRFTPDIKEIADHPGFSPPEWGYEESDVVIAKQPGPKDPIGKSLIFQGHTDVVSPEPLSLWSSDPWVPVFRDGKMYGRGVADMKAGVTAMIFAYKAILNAGYKPGADFMLQSVVDEERTGNGALASLEKGYTADGALIPEPFGLKAAKAQIGSLWFRISMNTAVKDKNINQVVNVVERSQVIISALQEYEKLMNERPKPDAFKDMPHPVDINIGSFHAGDFPSNVPVKAVMEGRVGLYPGQSINTVKKELEDCVLKAADEDPWLSKQPPEITFFGFHAEGAEMDDRSPFFQTLDDAHETVLQRPAERSVLSSTTDARFFNLYYDIPATCYGPDGGNFHEIDEWVDLNSVKQVTKIYAEFLARWCGLVPKEA
- a CDS encoding DUF2255 family protein, which codes for MPANWTQEQLATFSEADDLYISPFYSDGKTPGTPTWIWSVVVDNGLYVRAGNGQNSRWYQSAVEQKAGKIKLAGEEYNVIFQPTDNNPALTEKIDDAYKEKYSDSYYLPPILEKGPVSATVKILPRNE
- a CDS encoding SDR family oxidoreductase → MKNLKNKVVIITGASSGIGKANALYLAENGAKVVLGDVREDRLQTVVDEIKREDGEVTSQVTDVKKRDQVEALVASGLDSFGRIDVIINCAGVMPQSYLSDTNYEEWERGIDTNIKGVLYGIGAVLPIMHKQESGHIINISSIGAHSVIPGGAVYSATKYAVKAITEGLRQEEAENGKNVRVTSISPGSIDTEFTHPIADPEIRAKFDALSEDAIEPESVARLIAFAINEEQHVALNEVIIRPTEQTL
- a CDS encoding cyclophilin-like fold protein, with translation MEYRHLLISFADEQLKATIEDNATTRDFIEQLSMTINMHDLFNREKYAEISGLTVENTNTPHYSKGDISFYTPMETFVIYYKGDQEPLNGLVKMGEILKGVEILEDYPGDIEVTIDIE